Proteins encoded by one window of uncultured Draconibacterium sp.:
- a CDS encoding sugar phosphate isomerase/epimerase, with protein sequence MKNRREFLRISTAGTVGVLALGTYACGSGGKKPAEQAAEVVKAATGMGLGLQLYSIRDAMTADAAGSLKKIADMGYKFVEMASYADGKFYGVAPKEFQKMVEDNGMKVVSSHTSVEAEGITTASAQKMADAHAEIGVEYCVQPWIEEKDRNIESYKKMIAEWNKVGEIMKNVGIQFGYHNHNFEFKPTDGMVPYYDVFLKEMDADLITMELDCYWALKAGQDPVEMFKKYPGRFQLLHFKGMGEEVVEPFYTVDKDDIVSVGAGVADYKSIYDARETAGMKYLFVEDDNQGNGKPFEGVKASIDNINAKLFV encoded by the coding sequence ATGAAGAATAGAAGAGAATTTCTAAGAATTTCTACGGCAGGTACAGTTGGTGTTTTGGCACTGGGAACTTATGCTTGTGGCTCGGGTGGTAAAAAACCTGCAGAACAAGCGGCAGAAGTAGTTAAGGCTGCAACAGGTATGGGACTTGGCCTGCAGCTTTATAGTATTCGCGATGCAATGACAGCGGATGCTGCCGGTTCGTTAAAGAAAATTGCCGACATGGGCTATAAATTTGTTGAGATGGCCTCATACGCCGATGGCAAATTTTATGGCGTAGCACCTAAAGAATTCCAAAAAATGGTGGAAGACAATGGAATGAAAGTAGTAAGTAGCCACACCAGTGTTGAAGCGGAAGGAATTACTACTGCCAGTGCTCAGAAAATGGCCGATGCACATGCCGAAATTGGTGTAGAGTATTGCGTTCAGCCTTGGATAGAAGAAAAAGACCGTAATATTGAATCGTATAAAAAGATGATTGCCGAGTGGAACAAAGTTGGTGAGATCATGAAAAATGTAGGTATTCAGTTTGGTTACCACAACCATAACTTCGAGTTTAAACCAACCGATGGAATGGTACCTTATTACGATGTATTCCTAAAAGAAATGGATGCCGACCTGATTACTATGGAACTGGATTGTTACTGGGCATTGAAAGCAGGTCAGGATCCTGTTGAAATGTTCAAAAAATATCCTGGACGCTTCCAGCTGCTTCACTTTAAAGGTATGGGAGAAGAGGTTGTAGAGCCGTTTTATACAGTAGACAAAGACGATATTGTTTCTGTGGGTGCCGGTGTTGCGGATTACAAAAGTATTTACGATGCTCGTGAAACTGCAGGTATGAAGTATTTATTTGTTGAAGACGACAACCAGGGTAACGGAAAACCTTTTGAAGGTGTGAAAGCAAGTATCGATAATATTAATGCGAAGCTTTTTGTTTAA
- a CDS encoding TetR family transcriptional regulator, translated as MARITDQTKIERLKQSTMKLVVDNGFGGASVALISKDAQVASGYFYMHYKGKYELVNTILQEVYSEVFGMFEKLIGQGEPFHVTIENIIRHFVELANKEPIRVKFLYVLTNDYNFVIDKHIQGNTQMLLEKLMEMGRSRNELDKTLIVSDLYLILIITTIQFINQKYKYHDENIIAEEDIQHLLKLIFKFLK; from the coding sequence ATGGCACGGATTACAGATCAAACAAAAATTGAACGATTAAAACAGTCAACCATGAAATTGGTGGTTGATAATGGTTTTGGAGGTGCTTCGGTGGCATTGATTTCAAAAGATGCACAAGTTGCTTCGGGCTATTTCTACATGCACTACAAAGGGAAGTACGAACTGGTAAATACCATTTTACAAGAGGTTTACAGCGAAGTGTTCGGCATGTTCGAAAAACTAATCGGGCAGGGTGAGCCATTTCATGTAACCATTGAAAATATAATCCGCCACTTTGTTGAACTGGCAAACAAGGAGCCAATCCGGGTGAAATTTTTGTATGTGCTTACCAACGATTATAACTTCGTAATCGATAAACATATCCAGGGAAATACACAAATGCTGCTTGAAAAATTGATGGAAATGGGGCGTTCACGCAACGAATTGGACAAGACGCTAATCGTTAGTGATTTGTACCTGATATTGATAATAACCACCATTCAGTTTATCAATCAAAAATACAAATATCACGATGAGAATATTATTGCAGAAGAGGATATTCAGCACCTGCTAAAACTGATTTTTAAGTTTTTGAAATAA
- a CDS encoding TolC family protein has translation MKTIKQQKTVLLFLLLLVVGITVHGQSREQLLSFDQAMQIMLEQNPALLRQKEEIRQKEFEIKSKKGLRLPQVSLNATAVAMSDPLHLDLTPVGEAISPLYETLGNYGVFSGVPNPDPATNTLYPYLSDDMSTEIVRQQLLEGGEAIQAHDWDEIIQEKNFALLTASFAMPIYAGSKINGANQAAEVNLDISQQELRHAEGVLLTELVTRYYGLALGLQVEKLREEMLRSMENHYNDAKKLFDNGMIAKVELLHAEVAKNEAEREVKQAVRNVEIIRTGLKATLAIDTMDQVIPANNLFINTELTGLAGWLDRAKELNPQLKQIQGKKELVEIKHRVEKNEYLPTIAAMGNYNIADKNFSPYMPEWELGIGMKWNVFQGMSRKNNILASETLQNQVEYAEQKANNDLEAYLVKLYNELQMQMEQKEELETTLELANEYRQSTEKAFNEGFATSTDVVEANTKVLQVKTLRLSVLYNYDVALANFLQTAGVPEQYIEFSSGDNTVTESL, from the coding sequence ATGAAAACAATTAAACAACAGAAAACAGTTTTATTATTCCTGCTACTTCTGGTAGTAGGAATAACGGTCCACGGGCAGTCCCGGGAACAATTGTTGTCATTCGATCAGGCGATGCAAATAATGCTGGAGCAAAATCCGGCATTGTTGCGCCAAAAAGAAGAGATCAGGCAGAAAGAATTCGAGATCAAATCGAAGAAAGGTTTGCGTTTACCTCAGGTTTCATTGAATGCAACGGCAGTGGCCATGTCTGATCCTTTGCATCTCGATTTAACTCCTGTTGGTGAAGCCATCAGTCCGCTTTACGAAACACTTGGTAATTATGGTGTTTTTAGCGGTGTTCCAAATCCCGATCCGGCGACGAATACACTTTATCCTTATTTAAGTGACGACATGAGTACCGAAATTGTGCGTCAGCAATTACTTGAAGGAGGCGAAGCAATTCAAGCACACGACTGGGATGAGATTATTCAGGAAAAGAATTTTGCATTGCTGACAGCGAGTTTTGCGATGCCAATTTATGCCGGAAGCAAAATTAACGGTGCGAACCAGGCTGCCGAAGTAAACCTGGATATTAGCCAACAGGAATTGCGTCATGCCGAAGGGGTTTTGCTGACCGAACTGGTAACGCGTTATTATGGTCTTGCCCTCGGATTGCAAGTGGAAAAGCTTCGCGAAGAAATGCTGAGAAGTATGGAGAATCATTACAACGATGCAAAAAAACTATTCGATAACGGAATGATTGCTAAAGTTGAATTGCTTCATGCAGAGGTCGCGAAAAACGAGGCAGAACGAGAAGTGAAGCAAGCGGTTCGGAATGTTGAAATAATACGTACCGGCTTAAAAGCAACATTGGCTATCGATACGATGGATCAGGTTATTCCGGCCAACAATTTGTTTATCAATACCGAATTAACAGGTTTGGCCGGGTGGTTAGATCGTGCCAAAGAGTTAAACCCACAATTGAAACAAATACAGGGAAAAAAGGAGCTTGTTGAGATAAAACACCGGGTAGAGAAAAACGAGTATTTGCCAACTATTGCAGCAATGGGGAATTACAACATTGCCGATAAAAACTTTTCGCCTTACATGCCCGAGTGGGAGCTTGGAATCGGAATGAAGTGGAATGTGTTTCAGGGTATGAGCCGCAAGAATAACATACTGGCCAGCGAAACTTTGCAGAACCAGGTAGAATATGCCGAGCAAAAAGCCAACAACGATTTGGAAGCCTATTTGGTAAAGCTCTATAACGAATTGCAAATGCAGATGGAACAAAAGGAAGAACTGGAAACAACGCTCGAGTTGGCAAACGAATACCGCCAAAGTACAGAGAAAGCATTTAACGAAGGATTTGCAACTTCTACCGATGTGGTGGAGGCGAATACAAAAGTATTACAGGTAAAAACATTACGACTAAGCGTTTTATACAATTACGATGTTGCTTTGGCGAATTTCCTTCAAACAGCGGGTGTTCCCGAGCAATACATCGAATTCTCGAGTGGAGACAATACTGTAACCGAATCACTTTAA
- a CDS encoding efflux RND transporter periplasmic adaptor subunit has product MNKKTLSSIVVLVAIVAFIVYTFIVVTKPEPVILQGEVEAQQYNIASKVPGRIQKVAVDRGQKVKKGDFIFSIDSPEINAKLANANAARSAASAQSRKAQNGAQQEDITAAYSTYVKAEAAAQFAEKTFARIQNLYDEGVVPAQKRDEVETQMKAARETANAAKAIWQKAEKGAREEDKAAAAAMVKRAEAAIAEVEAYLQETTINAIADGEVSGVNVEEGELVSTGFPVVTLLDLNDIWVTLYIREDYMNYFKMGSVFKAKIPGLDGQEFDFKVKYISPSADFARWNATKTSGEFDLKSFEVEARPVNKIEGLRPGMTAVVTLPETK; this is encoded by the coding sequence ATGAACAAGAAGACCTTAAGCTCAATAGTTGTACTTGTAGCTATAGTAGCATTTATAGTATATACATTTATTGTAGTAACCAAACCCGAGCCTGTAATTCTGCAGGGAGAGGTTGAGGCTCAGCAATACAATATTGCATCGAAAGTTCCGGGGAGAATACAGAAAGTTGCTGTTGACAGGGGACAAAAAGTGAAAAAGGGCGACTTTATTTTTTCTATCGACAGCCCCGAAATTAATGCAAAACTGGCCAATGCAAATGCAGCTCGTTCGGCAGCAAGCGCACAAAGCCGCAAAGCACAAAACGGAGCACAACAAGAGGATATTACAGCAGCCTACAGCACTTACGTAAAAGCCGAAGCAGCTGCCCAGTTTGCTGAAAAAACATTTGCACGCATTCAGAATTTATATGATGAAGGAGTGGTGCCGGCACAAAAACGCGATGAGGTTGAAACGCAAATGAAAGCGGCCCGCGAAACGGCAAATGCAGCAAAAGCCATTTGGCAGAAAGCAGAAAAAGGAGCCCGCGAAGAAGATAAAGCTGCTGCCGCTGCAATGGTAAAACGTGCCGAGGCCGCCATTGCTGAGGTGGAGGCCTACCTGCAGGAAACAACAATTAATGCCATTGCCGATGGCGAAGTGTCGGGTGTAAATGTGGAGGAAGGCGAACTGGTTTCAACAGGATTTCCGGTAGTTACCCTACTCGATTTGAACGACATTTGGGTAACGCTCTACATCCGCGAAGACTATATGAATTATTTTAAAATGGGAAGTGTGTTTAAAGCAAAAATCCCCGGTCTTGACGGGCAGGAGTTCGACTTTAAAGTAAAATACATTAGCCCGTCGGCTGATTTTGCCCGTTGGAATGCAACAAAAACTTCGGGAGAGTTCGATTTAAAATCGTTTGAAGTGGAGGCGCGCCCGGTGAATAAAATCGAAGGATTACGTCCGGGAATGACAGCCGTTGTTACCTTACCCGAAACCAAATAA
- a CDS encoding ABC transporter permease — protein sequence MNGKKRHPIFEVLIREARRIQQNPAYRFLLLIGPIMGILLLFFIFQQGAAKRLPIALVDQDNSSLSVKVGNALNASPDVQIVAGAPDLFQAQEWLKQGLVQAIVVLPNELEKKVFQGMEAPVPVYINGTNVTVAGVVQRSVLTTLNTFSAGIQLKKLALNGNNAQKAMARVVPVKIQKHVLFNPYTNYAYFLNSAMMYFTLFLFAFMSSVYTFGNELKRGTGLSLLEAGNNSVRMAIAGKLFPYTLIYSGFAMLIAYLLYVVEGMPLNGSFVVIFCGQFITILAYQMLGLIFVAVTKNLRLSLSVGSAYIMMGITFSGLTFPIEGMMPFVKTLTAIFPFTWWEKLFISQSLRGAPIKEALPYLCYILLFMLSAVAVFKMYKKSLSDPKYWGKQ from the coding sequence ATGAACGGGAAAAAGAGACATCCTATTTTTGAAGTGCTGATTCGTGAGGCCAGGCGGATTCAGCAAAATCCGGCTTATCGGTTTTTGTTGTTAATTGGGCCGATCATGGGTATTCTGCTGCTCTTTTTTATCTTTCAGCAGGGAGCCGCAAAACGCTTGCCCATTGCTTTGGTCGATCAGGATAATTCATCACTTTCCGTAAAAGTTGGAAATGCTTTAAATGCTTCACCTGATGTACAGATTGTTGCCGGAGCACCGGATCTGTTTCAGGCGCAGGAGTGGTTAAAACAAGGGCTTGTTCAGGCCATTGTTGTATTGCCCAATGAGCTGGAGAAAAAAGTATTTCAGGGAATGGAGGCTCCCGTGCCGGTTTACATCAACGGAACAAATGTAACGGTTGCCGGAGTTGTGCAACGTTCGGTTTTAACCACGCTAAATACATTTTCGGCCGGAATTCAACTAAAAAAACTGGCCCTGAATGGTAACAACGCGCAAAAAGCCATGGCCCGGGTTGTGCCTGTGAAAATTCAGAAGCATGTTTTGTTCAATCCGTATACAAATTATGCCTACTTCCTCAACTCGGCAATGATGTATTTCACCTTGTTTTTGTTTGCTTTTATGAGTTCGGTTTACACTTTCGGAAATGAACTGAAACGAGGAACAGGCTTAAGTCTTTTAGAAGCTGGAAACAACAGTGTACGCATGGCAATTGCCGGGAAACTGTTTCCGTACACCCTTATTTACTCCGGGTTCGCTATGTTAATCGCCTACCTGCTTTATGTGGTTGAAGGAATGCCGTTAAATGGCAGTTTTGTGGTTATTTTTTGCGGCCAGTTTATAACAATTCTTGCCTACCAAATGCTGGGATTGATATTTGTTGCAGTAACCAAAAACCTGCGTTTGTCGCTGTCGGTTGGTAGTGCATACATTATGATGGGAATAACATTTTCAGGACTTACTTTCCCGATAGAAGGAATGATGCCATTTGTAAAAACACTTACGGCCATCTTCCCCTTTACCTGGTGGGAGAAATTGTTTATTTCACAATCGTTACGCGGTGCACCAATAAAAGAAGCCTTGCCGTATTTATGTTACATCCTCCTGTTTATGCTGTCAGCTGTAGCGGTGTTTAAAATGTATAAGAAGAGCCTGAGCGATCCGAAATACTGGGGAAAACAATAG
- a CDS encoding ABC transporter permease has translation MTKEKNNINSFGLMAIHFKNELKAIFSDSGAVLILVGALLIYPLLYSFGYFNEVLTDLPIGVVDLDQTATSRKYTNMLDASRDIEVSYNPQSLEEAEQLFMANKIDGVLLIPKGFQKNVLSTKQADVAVYADGSYLLKYKTFYTAAQTVNAYFGAGVGVQHYLAEGKSLRQAKVSVSPLSIQTHMLYIPAGSYGSFIMPGLIIIIIQQTLLIGIGIMGGTFSESKASPFKLPEDKRRREIIPLILGRVGAYLLISAFNICLALIIIHDWFNYPDKGHMLDVLMLLFPFLLAVIFFGIGLSTFFKHRESAIVFMMFLSPIALFLSGISWPVSAMPDWLVGLSKILPGTTAVPAYLRLRTMGVGITEVKSEVLMLYLQAGSYAILTIAYFYVRLYVGKMRKKQLT, from the coding sequence ATGACGAAAGAGAAGAATAATATAAATAGCTTCGGATTAATGGCCATTCATTTTAAAAATGAATTGAAAGCTATTTTTTCGGATAGTGGGGCAGTGTTGATCTTAGTTGGGGCACTGTTAATCTATCCTTTGTTGTATTCGTTCGGATATTTTAACGAAGTGCTGACCGATTTGCCAATTGGTGTTGTCGATTTAGATCAAACCGCTACCAGCCGAAAGTACACCAACATGCTGGATGCCTCGCGCGATATTGAAGTATCGTATAATCCGCAAAGCCTTGAAGAGGCAGAGCAACTTTTTATGGCCAATAAAATTGATGGTGTTTTGCTAATCCCGAAAGGATTTCAGAAAAACGTACTGTCAACAAAACAGGCCGATGTTGCGGTTTACGCCGATGGCAGTTACCTGTTAAAATACAAAACGTTTTACACGGCGGCACAAACCGTGAATGCTTATTTTGGGGCAGGAGTGGGAGTACAACATTATTTGGCCGAAGGGAAATCACTGCGACAGGCAAAAGTTTCGGTTAGTCCATTGAGCATTCAAACGCACATGCTTTACATTCCCGCAGGATCCTACGGTAGTTTTATTATGCCGGGACTGATCATCATCATTATTCAACAAACCTTGCTGATTGGTATCGGAATTATGGGGGGGACTTTTTCCGAATCAAAAGCTTCGCCTTTTAAGTTACCTGAAGATAAACGCAGACGCGAAATTATTCCTTTGATATTGGGTCGGGTTGGAGCATATTTGCTCATCTCGGCATTTAATATCTGCCTTGCACTTATCATTATACACGACTGGTTCAACTATCCGGATAAAGGCCATATGCTTGATGTGCTGATGTTGCTGTTCCCGTTTTTACTGGCGGTAATTTTTTTCGGAATTGGTCTGTCAACCTTCTTTAAGCACCGCGAGTCTGCTATTGTATTTATGATGTTCTTGTCGCCGATCGCTTTATTTCTGAGTGGTATTTCGTGGCCGGTTTCGGCTATGCCTGATTGGTTGGTTGGTTTATCGAAAATTCTGCCCGGAACAACAGCAGTACCTGCCTATTTGCGTTTGCGCACAATGGGTGTAGGAATTACGGAAGTAAAATCAGAGGTGTTAATGTTGTATTTGCAGGCAGGTAGTTATGCAATTCTGACTATTGCATATTTCTATGTTCGGCTGTATGTTGGGAAAATGAGAAAGAAGCAATTGACGTAA
- a CDS encoding heavy metal-associated domain-containing protein — translation MKKLFYLFVLLGFVACNSGTQKSTEVAQPEQIFEATIDIGGLHCDACVTSVVKGVNTLNGIETVKVTLADSTAIVKYNASAVSIDEIEKSIEKRGYTIKAVK, via the coding sequence ATGAAAAAACTATTTTATCTATTTGTCCTTTTAGGATTTGTAGCCTGTAACTCAGGAACACAAAAAAGCACAGAAGTTGCTCAACCGGAGCAAATTTTTGAAGCCACCATTGATATTGGCGGATTGCACTGCGATGCCTGCGTGACCTCGGTAGTGAAGGGAGTAAATACCCTAAATGGGATTGAAACTGTAAAAGTGACACTCGCTGATTCAACTGCCATTGTTAAATACAATGCTTCTGCCGTATCAATCGATGAAATTGAAAAAAGCATCGAAAAGCGCGGCTACACTATAAAAGCAGTAAAATAA
- a CDS encoding DUF302 domain-containing protein, whose translation MKGLTMFLTGLIVGILLTIIMIVVILPKQMFVVNESKLGFDETVAAIEQSAKDNNWSMPHLYDLQATMKKHGFEVKPVKVFSLCKPDHAYQILSSDQERVVSALMPCRVAVYERNGKTYISMLNSGLFSKFMGSKVKTVMGAASEENKQILAPVIK comes from the coding sequence ATGAAAGGATTAACTATGTTTTTAACCGGCTTGATTGTGGGAATTCTTTTAACCATTATAATGATTGTGGTTATTCTACCCAAACAAATGTTTGTGGTAAACGAAAGTAAACTGGGTTTTGACGAAACAGTTGCAGCAATTGAACAATCGGCAAAGGATAACAACTGGAGTATGCCACATTTATATGATCTGCAGGCAACCATGAAGAAACACGGTTTTGAAGTAAAACCGGTAAAAGTATTTTCACTGTGTAAACCTGATCATGCTTACCAGATTTTAAGCAGTGATCAGGAGCGTGTTGTTTCAGCATTGATGCCATGTCGTGTTGCAGTTTACGAACGCAATGGAAAAACCTATATTTCGATGTTGAATTCGGGACTCTTCTCGAAATTTATGGGCAGTAAAGTAAAAACAGTTATGGGGGCAGCAAGCGAAGAGAATAAACAAATACTTGCTCCCGTTATTAAATAA
- the cysK gene encoding cysteine synthase A: MKAKNILETIGNTPHVKLNRLYPEDYEVWVKVEKTNPGGSIKDRIALAMVEDAEKKGILKEGSVIIEPTSGNTGIGLALVAAVKGYRLILTMPESMSLERRRALKVFGAELELTPKEKGMKGAIAKAEELAKELGNAWIPQQFNNPANVAVHRDFTAQEILKDFPEGFDYLITGVGTGGHISGVAEVLKAKFPNLKVFAVEPDSSPVIGGKDPGPHGIQGIGAGFIPNNLNTGLLDGTVEISKDEAFEYAQKAAREEGLFVGISSGASLAAVAKKINELPKGSRILTFSYDHGERYLSIEGLY, from the coding sequence ATGAAAGCAAAAAACATTTTGGAAACCATTGGCAACACGCCACATGTAAAGCTTAACCGCCTCTATCCGGAGGATTACGAAGTTTGGGTGAAAGTAGAAAAAACAAATCCCGGAGGAAGTATAAAAGACCGTATTGCACTCGCAATGGTAGAGGATGCCGAAAAGAAAGGGATATTAAAAGAAGGTTCGGTTATAATTGAACCCACATCGGGAAATACCGGAATTGGATTGGCACTGGTAGCAGCTGTAAAAGGTTACCGTTTAATTCTTACCATGCCAGAATCAATGTCGTTGGAAAGAAGAAGAGCACTAAAAGTATTTGGTGCCGAGCTGGAGTTAACACCTAAAGAAAAGGGTATGAAAGGTGCCATTGCAAAGGCCGAAGAACTGGCTAAAGAGCTGGGCAATGCATGGATACCACAGCAGTTCAATAACCCGGCAAACGTTGCCGTACATCGCGATTTTACTGCGCAGGAAATTCTAAAAGATTTCCCTGAAGGTTTTGATTACCTGATTACCGGCGTTGGAACAGGTGGCCACATAAGCGGAGTAGCTGAGGTTTTAAAAGCTAAATTCCCGAACCTGAAAGTTTTTGCTGTTGAACCGGATTCAAGCCCTGTAATTGGAGGTAAAGATCCAGGCCCACACGGAATTCAGGGAATTGGTGCTGGTTTTATTCCGAATAACCTTAATACCGGTTTGCTTGACGGAACGGTAGAAATTAGTAAAGACGAAGCTTTTGAATATGCGCAAAAAGCAGCAAGAGAAGAGGGCCTATTTGTTGGTATTTCATCGGGAGCATCGTTGGCAGCCGTTGCCAAAAAAATTAACGAACTGCCAAAAGGATCGAGAATTCTTACCTTCTCGTACGATCATGGCGAACGTTACCTTTCAATAGAAGGATTATATTAA
- a CDS encoding ABC transporter permease: MNNTLLILKQEYLKRVKKKSFIILTILMPFLIAGVYGLVIYFSIKDDTEERTIAVYDATNLFLGEFSEEGTTSYHFIPKEEFSTLKTNIKGSGYYGLLYIPSDIYSNNQAQLFSEKQLPFELTEQIERKLSRFIENDKRQKVIAESGIPDLEERLSKTRTSVNLSTLKVSQSGETKKSSSVVAFIASYAMGLLIYFFVFMYGAMVMRSVMEEKKSRIIEVIISSVKPSQLMAGKIIGTALVGLTQVAIWVVLGGIGLVVVQSFFSPESAQQMGQSIMDSQGQMNQAAVQATPNQVTEVMEMIGNLNLPLILFSFVFYFLGGYLLYSALLGSVGAAVDNDEDSQQMVFPVTFPLILSIMLLFPIAKNPEGPLAFWCSIIPFTSPVAMMARVPYDLPVWELLLSMGLLILTTIVCIMAAAKIYRIGLLMYGKKVNIKELVKWLRYKG, encoded by the coding sequence ATGAACAACACATTACTAATATTAAAACAAGAATACCTGAAACGGGTAAAAAAGAAATCGTTCATCATATTAACCATCCTTATGCCGTTTTTAATTGCAGGCGTTTACGGGCTGGTAATTTATTTCTCGATAAAAGACGATACCGAAGAACGCACCATTGCCGTTTACGATGCTACGAATTTATTTCTTGGCGAATTCAGCGAAGAAGGAACAACCAGCTATCATTTTATCCCGAAAGAAGAATTTTCAACCCTGAAAACCAACATTAAAGGCAGCGGTTATTACGGATTGCTATACATTCCATCAGATATTTACTCGAATAACCAGGCACAACTTTTCTCGGAGAAACAGTTGCCGTTTGAACTTACCGAACAAATTGAGCGCAAACTGAGCCGCTTTATCGAAAATGACAAGCGCCAAAAAGTTATTGCCGAATCGGGCATCCCCGATTTGGAAGAACGCCTGAGTAAAACACGAACCAGTGTAAACCTGAGTACGCTTAAGGTATCACAATCGGGCGAAACCAAAAAAAGCTCGTCGGTTGTGGCGTTTATTGCCAGTTATGCCATGGGGCTACTTATCTATTTCTTTGTGTTTATGTACGGCGCCATGGTTATGCGCAGCGTAATGGAAGAAAAGAAAAGCCGCATTATCGAGGTAATCATTTCATCAGTAAAACCTAGCCAGCTAATGGCCGGTAAAATTATCGGAACCGCTTTGGTTGGCCTTACACAGGTTGCTATTTGGGTTGTTTTGGGAGGTATAGGTTTGGTAGTGGTACAAAGTTTCTTTTCTCCTGAAAGTGCACAACAGATGGGACAAAGTATCATGGACTCGCAGGGCCAGATGAATCAGGCCGCAGTTCAGGCTACACCCAACCAGGTTACTGAGGTAATGGAAATGATAGGTAATTTAAATCTGCCGCTTATCCTGTTTTCTTTTGTATTCTATTTCCTTGGCGGCTACCTGTTATACAGTGCGCTGCTGGGCTCGGTTGGAGCCGCTGTCGACAATGATGAAGACTCGCAGCAGATGGTTTTCCCGGTAACTTTCCCGTTGATTCTTTCCATCATGTTGCTGTTCCCTATTGCCAAAAATCCTGAGGGACCACTGGCTTTTTGGTGTTCGATAATTCCATTCACTTCGCCGGTAGCCATGATGGCCCGCGTACCCTATGATCTGCCCGTTTGGGAGTTATTACTTTCAATGGGTTTACTAATACTTACAACCATTGTATGCATAATGGCAGCTGCCAAAATTTACCGCATCGGATTGTTGATGTATGGCAAAAAGGTGAATATCAAAGAGCTTGTTAAATGGCTCAGATATAAAGGCTAG
- a CDS encoding ABC transporter ATP-binding protein, with translation MELFEARNVNKVFANTQALTDVSISVKEQSIFGLLGPNGAGKTTLIRIINQITAPDSGEIFLNGKKMNRADISQIGYLPEERGLYKKMKIGEQAIYLAQLKGMSHRDASRNLKHWFEKFDIMPWWNKKVEELSKGMQQKVQFITTVVHRPKLLIFDEPFSGFDPINANLLKKEILNLKAEGATIIFSTHNMGSVEELCDHIALINKSKKIEDGPTDEIRMKYKSNMFDIKYRGEFKNIDQALGANYNIISHDESEKANTLKVQYLNGNSNNELLQAIMPAAEILAFEELIPSMNDVFIKAVEESNKN, from the coding sequence ATGGAATTATTCGAAGCGCGCAATGTGAACAAGGTTTTTGCCAACACACAGGCATTAACCGATGTAAGCATTTCGGTGAAAGAACAAAGTATTTTTGGCTTACTTGGCCCCAACGGTGCGGGTAAAACCACCCTCATCCGCATTATTAACCAGATTACCGCCCCCGACAGTGGCGAGATTTTTCTGAACGGGAAAAAAATGAACCGGGCAGATATTTCGCAAATTGGTTACCTGCCTGAAGAACGCGGATTGTACAAAAAAATGAAGATTGGTGAGCAGGCCATCTACCTGGCCCAATTAAAAGGCATGTCACATCGCGATGCAAGTAGAAACCTGAAACATTGGTTCGAGAAATTTGATATTATGCCCTGGTGGAACAAAAAGGTGGAAGAGCTGTCGAAAGGAATGCAGCAAAAAGTACAGTTTATTACTACCGTAGTTCATCGGCCCAAACTGCTGATTTTTGATGAGCCATTTAGCGGTTTCGACCCAATAAATGCCAATTTACTGAAGAAGGAAATTCTGAACCTGAAAGCGGAAGGCGCCACCATTATTTTCTCTACCCACAACATGGGATCGGTTGAGGAATTGTGCGACCACATTGCGCTCATTAACAAATCGAAGAAGATTGAAGACGGGCCAACCGACGAAATTCGAATGAAATACAAATCGAATATGTTCGACATTAAATACCGGGGCGAATTTAAAAATATCGACCAGGCATTAGGAGCCAATTATAATATCATCAGTCACGATGAGTCGGAAAAAGCCAACACGCTGAAAGTGCAGTACCTAAACGGAAATTCGAATAACGAATTGTTGCAGGCCATTATGCCTGCAGCCGAAATACTGGCATTCGAGGAGCTTATACCAAGCATGAACGATGTATTTATTAAAGCTGTTGAGGAGTCGAACAAAAACTAA